The genomic stretch AGCGGTCCACTACAGTCGACCCACCTTTTGTGATTGGTGTAAGGCCCAATAGTAGTGGTGTAAGGCCCAATCGTCATCCTAACCAAAGGGATGATGCATTTATTGATAATGTGCTCCATACTTTTCATAGAGGTATCATATGTGATGGTTGTGGAATGCACCCAATTGTTGGTCCACGATACAAATCTAAAGTGTATGTATTTCTTGCCTTTCAATTTAATTGTTGGTTGGTTACATATATTTTACATACATCTAATGACATTTCTTTCCTTTACTCTGTAGGAAGGATAACTATGATTTATGTAGTATTTGTTTTTCTGAGATGGGCAATGGAGCGGATTATGCCCTGATTGACAAATCTCATCGGTTTTCTCGTAAATTGATCAAACATTCTCATCGTGCTGTATGAGTCTAACTAATTTACTTGGTTTGATTCCATAGTACAATGTGTAACTTTTTCCAATTCCATATTTCAATATTCAGACTAACTAATAACTTGATTTGATTCCATAGTACAATGTGTAACTTCTTCCAATTCCATATTTCAGCATTATAGACGACGATCTTCACATCTGCATGGTTTTGGGATGCCAAGAGCAAAATTAGAGAGTCTCTTTATCAAAGACGTAACTGTGTTAGATGGGACCCTGATCCCTCCTTCAACCCCATTCACGAAAATATGGCGGATGAGAAATAATGGCACTGTTCGATGGCCTTATGGTACACGACTTGTTTGGGTTGGTGGTGATCAATTTGCTAACCAAGACACAGTTTTATTAGAGGTATTGTATGAAATTATCATCATCATtcagtgagtttttttttttaactgaaGAAATATTTGCATATTTATGCAGATTTCATTTGATGGGTTTCCTATGGAGGAAGTTGACATTGCTGTTGATTTTGTTTCTCCAGCAATGGCTGGGAGGTATGTCTCATATTGGAGATTGGCAACACCTTCTGGACATAAGTTTGGGCAACAAGTTTGGCTTCTTATTGAGGTTTGCAATATAAATGGACTGTATTGCAACACTGTCCTCTCTCTCATCTGTACTTAAAAAGTTTTCTTCTCTATTTCAACAGGTGGATACCAGTCTACGAAGCTCTGGTAGTGGATTGAATCTGAATTTGCCACCTGAAAGCAGTATTCAAGGTCCGATTCGAACTATTGATATCAATGCAGATCCAAGTGATGGTCTTCCTCCTGAATCGGTCCTTGGTGATAGTTCAGACAAACTTGTGAAACCAAACATCATCTATGAAACAACAAAACTGAATGATAATCCCACTAACAACAATGCTCCTGCATCTGATGTGGTTCCTCTGTCAAGTCCTATTCCTATCATTGATTTAACGTCAACCAAGGGCGACTCTTCTCAATTGCCACCGCCACCTACTACACCGGTCGACAACACTGTTGAGGATACATTGCTGAAGGAATTGGAAGACATGGGCTTTAAGCAGATTGACTTGAACAAGGAAGTTCTCATGCGAAACGAGTATGACCTGGAGCAGTCCCTAGATGAACTCTGTGATTATGCTGAATGGTATCCGCTTCTGGATGAACTGGCAGACATGGTCAGCTTTTAATTCTGCTATTTTAAGAACTATGATCATACCATGATGACCAGAGATTCACGTGCTAATCATTTGATAGTTTGATCATGGCAGGGTTTCTCTGATAGGGTGAAGAACAAGCAGCTTCTGATTAAAAATGGTGGCAGCATTAAGCGAACCGTGTTGGATCTCATCGCTGGAGAGAAAGCGTAGTGTTAAGTACAAATTCTGTAAATAACTGAGGAATTGGGTGACTGCTGCTTGCTTCTCTTTAAGTACTTATCGAGACTATTTGGGCTATTGATACTTATACTGCTGCTACTTGTATTTAAGCTGCGATATTACTTGTTGGCATCAAATTGGTTCCTTTATTTGCCAGTATATTATGTGGTTTTACCAAGTGTATCATGAGAACAGACCTAGTAGACTGGCTTCTGGTTTGAAACAGTTTAAGGGGCGTTTAAATTTGTTACCTTGGGCTGTCAACATCTGCCTCTGCGCTTCTGATATTTTGCAGTTTGATGCTCATGAGTTCTACGTTGGTGAAATTTGTTACCAAAATTCCATATGCTCGTTCTGAACTACAATTCTACCAACCAAACTACCTATAACCACTTGAAATAAGTGAAGTACTGATCTTCTTTTCTTATCATACATCCAAAACAGATATCAAACTGTAAATGATTTATTCTTTCTCTATCCCGTATGCGCTGACAGCCTTGCACTACGCGAGTACGCGTACATTTATTATACGAAGGCCCTTGGCACAGAAGAAACAGGGGGCAGATCCACCTCTGTGAGTACCAACCTCAGCCCCTTCCCTGCTCCGTTCGCCAGCGGGTGAATCCCCTTCGCCGGACCCTCCATATActccctcttctccctctccttctcgaaCGACACCCCGTACCTCGACTCCACATCTGCACCGTCACCACATAATTATTAATTATCAGTAACAATAAGTAAGCAGTTGTACTTCAGGTCTGGTGGCGACCTTTGGCGAGGTCTTCGCGGAGCTGGCCGTCGCGCGTGAGCGCCATCATGAGCTGCGGCGGGCCTAGGGGGAGCCGGTCGCCGCGGTCGACCTGCCAGAAGTGGAACGTCTTGCCGTAGGTCCTACAGACCTGCTCCAGGGCGCGGCGCTCGATGGGGCCGGGCACGCGCGGCATGAACAGCACGCCGCTCCTCACCTCGTACTCGTGCGAGTGCCACAgcggcttctccgcctccggaagCGCCAGGAAGAGCTCCTCCGAGACCAGGTATTCCACGCCGATCAGCCTCGCGTCGGGGCCGTCGCCGTCGTAGATGAGGCACTGCCGCAGGTCCTCGCTCTGGTGCGAGCAGAAGTGGTGCGCCTCCACCTGCCGCGTCATGTCGTCCCCGTAGAAATGGAACCTGCAATTATACGTGATTATATCTTGAAATATTGAATTAATATATCCCGATGAGCGGCTTAATTAGTGCTTACGCGCAAAGGTGCTGGTGGATCTTGTTGATCGGGTGGAAGTTTTGGATGGCGGCGGTGGCCGTATCCAGAACGGCGGTGCCGGTCTCAGTGGGCTTTCCGGGCACGTCGACTTGGGTGGTGGCCGCCATTGCTGTCCCTGTAAACAGAGGAGCTCTGCTCTGCTCTGTTCAATCATTGCTATTTATCAATAAAACTACGAGACGAGTCGGGTCACCTCGTCGCTTGCACCTGCACACGTGGACGAAAAACACAACGTGTCAAATTGTTGCTAGAAGCGGCTTCGGTGACATTTGTCTAGGTAGAAGAggatggaagaaaaaaaaataaatataaaaaatatttataaataatatgttttttgtaacatcttttatttatttaagtaagcataaaaatataaatttaaattatatcacatataaatattaaatcgataagaatatatattataaaaaaaaaatattttttaatattattgacaagatatttatagaaatttttttatcgtATTGACTAAAGAGAAATATGATGATGtatttttttattcttaattaaataatgaGAGTAagattaatgagtttaatattgaataaataaaaaataaaataaaattaatgagcaAGAtagaataattttatattaaaaaatttaaataaatgagATGATTTATACTGaattatattattaaaatattataaataatattattaaaaaatatttttagtttttgttGCAATGCGCGGGAATAGAAAAGCTCCTGAGAATTTCCGTCCCTATTTTCGTCTTGGCATTTCCGAGGCCGCGTTAAAAAGGCGGAGATCGATAGTCTTATTGGAATCTCCATCGCAAAGCTACGGAGGGAACGAAGCGGCGGCCGCGGCGGCCGCGGCGGCGGTGGTGGAAAGGGGAAAAATGGTACCGAACGGGAGCAGCGGTTGCCCCGCGATGGCTTTCCGGTACAACGGCTCGCTGTGCTCGTGCAATCCCGGTAGGTATATGGTGAACGGGAGCTGCGCCATGTTGGACGCCCGGGGTGATTGGGTGATAAGCCCCGGCGGTTCGAGGTCCCCTGCCTTCCTCACCACCTTCCTCCCCTTCGACACCTTCAAGAGCTTCACCCAGTCGCAGGCCGTTATCCTGGAGGCGACTCTTGTCTTCCTCATCGCTTGGCTCGGATTCTGCCTCGCCTTGCGCTTTTCCAGGGTCGATGGCGGCGTCCAAAGTCTCTGGTTCCGGCTCCGTTGGTGGATCAGCCGCATCGACTTCTTCTATAACACCCACCATTGGCTGGTAAGTCGAACTAGGCAGACCTAGGAATAGGATAAAGGCTTCAGTCGACAAAGAAAAAGTTGCTACTTCTTTCAAGTTCTGAACATTGGCTCAAAGTTTATTTTAATCACCTTAAATGAAATTACAATGCCATAACGTGGACCAATCAGATTATCTTGTGGAtttatttagcatttcttgtaagTAGAAATGCAAGGCTCTTGATAACTTCCTTACATAATTTTTTCTTGTTGGTGCTAAGAAGTAAGTGATGCTGGATGGTTTGAAGTCTAAGCTATAAATgaccaaaacatttttttttcctcAATCCCATGCTCTCTCATTCTTGAGCATTCAATCTTTACACTCCCAAATTCAAGGAATTCTCATGGGAATTATGGATATTATTCTCCACCAAATGACTCCTATAATCACTTTGCATTCGTATCCCTATTATAGGAATTCTCTTCCTACATGCTCTTTTGTAAAAGTAGATATGGACAAtgaagaaaattaattaaaatttctctacaaAATTGCATTGTTCATTTAAAACTTGGTAATTTTTTCCCAAACACCTCTCCACATCATCTCAAACTTCACCTCCATACTCCATCTAAGTAACCTGCCACAATCTTTTGCCAATCACTTTGATATTTGAAAATTACCTCACGAAGTCTTCTCAAACTCACTTGTAACCGTATGCATCTAAGATGGAAAACCCAACTTAGAATCCTACTTCATGGTTATGTTCCGATGGGATACATCAATGGATCATATCCATGTCCACCATATGCAATTGTGCGAGATGGCAACACAATCTATAACATGGAGAGCAAACTCTGGATCAAACAAGATAGTCTACTTCAAAATATGATAATGACGATAAATGCCACTATTGCTCCCATGTTTGTTGCAGCCACCACCTCCTAGCAAGGTTGGGACAACTACAACATGACATGGCAACATGTTTCAGTAACTTTTTTTTGGCTCCATGTTCTCCTATTTTTAAACATTCAAATCTATACTCTTCCAAATAGCATGCAACGATCTTCAAGGCATAGATGCTGATTTCCTTTGATCTTGATTTAGTTCTTTTTTCTGTCTTTGTAGGATGATAACAAGGTGGTAATAATGAGGAAAACAGAATTGGGTGGAACATTTTCAGTGGCAAGCTGTATCCTATTTGTTGGACTTTTGTCTGCGTAAGTAATGGATATCACTGTCAGCTTTAGTATCCTCAGAATTCTTTTCAGGCTTGTTAGTTCTATTTTTCATTGTTTGAATATTTCTGTACATCCTAAAATTAGCAACTTTCTATGACAATTTAACTATTAGTGTGTGCCAGCTTGCTGTATCAGATTATTACAAAACGGAGTATTGAGATCCATGGAGTCAGACCTGCAACTGCTGCAGATATATCATTTGTCAATGATTTGGAATTCAATATCACAGTTATTTCTGACATGAGCTGTTCCAATTTACGTGGTCTTGATTCCCTGGTGATTGGTACACCTGGCTTTATTGGTTCCAAAAATGTTTCCTTGTCTACTTATGTTAATCATCAGTGCCAAAACACAAGCATTGGTCCTACTATATCTCTTAAGTGCAACAGTTGCCAGATTCTACGAAGAGAGTATTATATTTCATGGCAGTTTGTTGATCTCCCAATGAATCCTGCAAGTGCTGTTGGCTTCCAGTTCAAGCTGACTGCAAAGAACCCAGCTGACAGTAAGCATGTTAGTTATGCTAGTGGTACAATTAACTCATGCACTTTCTCAAATGATAAACCAAAAACCTTCAGAGGGCAAGATGTGAATGTTTTGAAAATCCATTTGTTTCCTCGGACATATTACAACTTGGAAAACTTGAAACTCATACAGCCACTTTTCCATGACTTCATTCCTGGAACATCTTTTTCTGATATTAATAATCTTCAAGCATCTCTTCAGCAAGTCAAGGATGGTTTATTCAATATCACAGTATATGTCAATTATCTTTCTGATTACATTGTGGAGATCAATAAAGAAAATGCGCTAGGAATCGGTAAGATAACTACTTGTGTATTTAAATGTCATTACAACTACATTTTCTCTATGATCCTAGTATGAGTAACACCACTTTTTATATGCTTTTTGAGTGCTACCATGTTTCACTACATTCACTCTACACTGATTTAGTCTAGAACAAGGATTTGTCTACTTTCACTTTGCATCAATTTCATCTTTAAATCCCTAGCTAAAACTTCTATACATGGTTTAAAATCTTATATCGCACTAAGCAGCACAATCAAAATGGATCTTTCTCATAAATTATTGAAATTCAATATTATTCAACATGACATGGGAAATCTCTCTTGTTGCTATGTTAATCATGTATATGATGAAGAACTAAAGAGGGAGGACTGTTTGtgtggggagagagagagagagagagagagagagagagagagaggaggggggggggttgGAATAACCTTTTCTTAACATTAGACAAATGTTAGgttgtgttggtgcaattccttgttttgttttctatttccgctgcgttcTCTCGAGTTTACGAAAAACGTGAAAAAGCGAaacgtgctattcacccccctctagttggAGAGCACATAATCTATATTTCATAGTCTACATGCCCTATACTCATAGCCTTCTTCTAAGCCCTCAAACTCCTACAACCAGTCTGCTAATTCTGGTCATAGTTAAGTTGACTGATCCTTACCCTCAAATGATTGCCCCTTGCCAATAATTGGCTAGATTGTTCAATACTCAATTGTCAAACTATTGCTTCTGCTGACTGATCAAGTTTTTAGTCAACTGCTAATCTGCTATGTTGTTTATGTTGGTGTAACTGTTCAATCACTTCTTTACCCGACTCCTAGCCATCACTCGACTGTTCAAATGTTCAGTCACAGTAAAGAAATTAAATCTTGAGTTAACTCCATGCATCATCAATCAATTAACTAGTTGACTATTAGTCAAACAATGCCAATTTTGCAAAAGTATCAAttgacccaaaatactattaATCAACTGAAACATAGTATTAGTTGGCTTAAGGTACCACAAATCAGTACCAATTGACCCAAAATGCTATCAATCAATTGAAACATAGTAATAGTTGACTTAAGGTACCATCCGTTGATTGCTCAACAGAATTGTTAAAGCAGTATGCTCTTGTTTCCTGCTCCTATTTCCCTGTTTGAGTCGATAACTAGCACAAGGTTTGTGGAAAAAGTGAGGGTTGATCTTGGGTTGACTGTCCAATCGACTCAAGTGTCAATCAACTAAGAATCATGTTTCAGTCGACTAAAACACTAAGTAGGTCAATTCGAAGGCTTTAGTCGAAGTCTAATTTAGCCCTTGCTTTCCCCAAGTTACATGTGCACTCATACTCATTGTTACACAAAAATAATATGCTAGGTCACTAGAGAATACCTTTTCCCACCACCTTCATTGAGGTCTTCCTCTTCTTGCCAAGCATCCAATTAACCTTGATATGCCAAGCATCTTATCAATCTTAATACGTTAGGACTTCCGTTTGTCAAACATCAGATCAAACTTGATCTGACAGGATTTCTTTTGTTGGGACTTTCATTTGTCAAACATTCGATTACCCTTCATCTTATGGGACTTCTTCTTTTCCAAATATTTGATCGATCTTGATCTgtcaggatttttttttttttgataaaggtAAATTGTATTAAAGTTGATCAAGAACTTACATGAGGAACACTCAAAAATCTAAATACCTGCGTTTGAACCTTTCTAAACAACCTCTCAATGTTTGGCACATCCCCTTCATATTGATTTCGATTTCGGATTTGCCAAATCAAATAGATCATACAAGATATACTCAAATGACGGGTTTTTATCTGTGAGGACTTCTTGCTGTCATGTGACTTGGACTAGCACACTTGTCACAACTTGTCAAATACATAATCTAATTTAagcctttgacatacatcaaaactaATTATTCCaatcaaggttctaaaattcgctaggcgctaaTCGGGCGGCAGACcagcgcctagcgcctaggccgcctaggcggggactaggcgtcgctaggcggattcctcggtatcccttgtttcatgtggactgtggacaatatcatatgcaaatctaaatgttgttttaaacaatttcatagcaatgaagatctaactatgtatgctgaaataaatacatactttccaataccaaaaaatgaaaaactataaaagaaaactaatagttTTGTGCAAAGGAAATATACTAGACTCATtaaatatgagtaaaagaaacAGTTAAATAATAGAACAtgcagtaagttatcataatcatatagtaaacagtagaagtagaacattggaaaatagaagcaatagttcaattcaagattacaatgcattgtgaactagtaaccactaagcaaaatataattgttaaataacataaatcatgtcttaacaaaatgagttcaaaattacacaactaataatatctcatagactcatatttattctgcttcttcttctccataattttcaataacttgttcttcatcggacacaaactcaatatcattattgtgatcctcgtcttcttcttcggattcaaaatcatcttcatgaagttctctcactctagagcttcttcggggttgcagattttcatctgctccacttgcttcatcaaccatttgccaagtgagcccggaacctagttcaacttcatcatcttccccaccatccacaatccaaccttgtgcatttgaagcatcttttgcaagaaggacatcaacatttctttctttttctcttttttgtttgttcaacaatttagcattaaattggacaaatactagattgttcaaccggttggcatccaacctatttcttttctttgtgtgaatctaaaaaaaacagagaaagtaaATACTATAGTCAGTACCTGAATATAAAGTATAGAcgttaaaaattataactaatttaattaaagagtagactgaaagtttaaaacttactccttcaaatgtactccaatttctttcacacccagatgaacttgtagttaatgaaagtatcctcaatgccacccttagcaagttaggtgtgtgagcaccgtatgtactccactatgcacatggatcaaatgtatcatcatttttttcacatgcttttgctgccaatgtttttccaaataacccagtcttatttctatattttgaaaattccttgttaataattgtatcttgtagatctaactcattggcatgcaaagtttccaaaatccccatcgcgacctcctcataaagagcaatagaactatctttgtagtaaaaataaggattcaacaaaaatgcagtggtatgcaatgatgtatcaagtctatccttcatttttgactcaataatgactatgataggctgataatttgattccacgttattcagagccaccttgatatcttctttagcttgaagaagctccccatatagaaaccccatcgatgactttctatctccatctaccaatcgaagaactcttaccaaagagcaaatatttttaaacacagtgtcacaccattccaaaaactcatgctcatcactgtagagtaagccaattttcctttgtttgtttttgaccatttacatttctcccacatatcacttgtaaacatgacccttaaactagcttttttttcaatcaaactttgcaatgtgaggaaatttgatgcaaacctggtaactccttGTCGaactatgtctctcttcttcgtgaaacttctcatcaatgataaagtcttatggtgagcatagatgaaaatggtaaaagcctTGGATTGCTCAATCAtctttttatatcgtggaagtttgccaatactttcaagcatgagattaatagtgtgagttgcacatgaactccaaaagatcccaggtcgtttttctctcatcaatttagttgcagccatattgttggtggcattgtctgtaacaatctgaacaatattctgagctcctacttgttcaacacacttgtcaacatactcaaaaataagttcagctgtaTGCGCCTCCTCTGAAGAttccttagactctaaaaatgtagtaccctccttgcaattaacacacaaatttaagatgctt from Zingiber officinale cultivar Zhangliang chromosome 5B, Zo_v1.1, whole genome shotgun sequence encodes the following:
- the LOC121986099 gene encoding protein JOKA2-like, translating into MEPRANEWDFVIKVKYGDTLKRFSSHVHGEAIDHNIARLKKKIVTLFKLSSGVDIILTYIDEDGEVVALDDDDELHDAAINQHLNPLRINVCLKSNTSKESYLRNETASSTTAATANCQQEENQSPGLSSIIDEVLKPVPEQFRSSLSKFSAEFLPKIASSSPVIADIVDHISKLGIQNVSQSLNRPTGEPSEIPNQTKTQPKDLNIIEEPKVLKTSIPVSAISSDPVSEQLHKKLVPTSQVDIDKTQASVCSSNLPAFEQTSGKPSIDDLLRTFWSSSETSDRQNQIGNVSCHGKSVRACPPFFVPPLQTGTQNENYNPSAPALTNAVTDLMDDHDNKPFPTGAAPTGTFDGLNFEGDKQRSTTVDPPFVIGVRPNSSGVRPNRHPNQRDDAFIDNVLHTFHRGIICDGCGMHPIVGPRYKSKVKDNYDLCSICFSEMGNGADYALIDKSHRFSRKLIKHSHRAHYRRRSSHLHGFGMPRAKLESLFIKDVTVLDGTLIPPSTPFTKIWRMRNNGTVRWPYGTRLVWVGGDQFANQDTVLLEISFDGFPMEEVDIAVDFVSPAMAGRYVSYWRLATPSGHKFGQQVWLLIEVDTSLRSSGSGLNLNLPPESSIQGPIRTIDINADPSDGLPPESVLGDSSDKLVKPNIIYETTKLNDNPTNNNAPASDVVPLSSPIPIIDLTSTKGDSSQLPPPPTTPVDNTVEDTLLKELEDMGFKQIDLNKEVLMRNEYDLEQSLDELCDYAEWYPLLDELADMGFSDRVKNKQLLIKNGGSIKRTVLDLIAGEKA
- the LOC121986100 gene encoding oil body-associated protein 1A-like; amino-acid sequence: MAATTQVDVPGKPTETGTAVLDTATAAIQNFHPINKIHQHLCAFHFYGDDMTRQVEAHHFCSHQSEDLRQCLIYDGDGPDARLIGVEYLVSEELFLALPEAEKPLWHSHEYEVRSGVLFMPRVPGPIERRALEQVCRTYGKTFHFWQVDRGDRLPLGPPQLMMALTRDGQLREDLAKDVESRYGVSFEKEREKREYMEGPAKGIHPLANGAGKGLRLVLTEVDLPPVSSVPRAFV
- the LOC121987071 gene encoding uncharacterized protein LOC121987071 translates to MRGNRKAPENFRPYFRLGISEAALKRRRSIVLLESPSQSYGGNEAAAAAAAAAVVERGKMVPNGSSGCPAMAFRYNGSLCSCNPGRYMVNGSCAMLDARGDWVISPGGSRSPAFLTTFLPFDTFKSFTQSQAVILEATLVFLIAWLGFCLALRFSRVDGGVQSLWFRLRWWISRIDFFYNTHHWLDDNKVVIMRKTELGGTFSVASCILFVGLLSALLYQIITKRSIEIHGVRPATAADISFVNDLEFNITVISDMSCSNLRGLDSLVIGTPGFIGSKNVSLSTYVNHQCQNTSIGPTISLKCNSCQILRREYYISWQFVDLPMNPASAVGFQFKLTAKNPADSKHVSYASGTINSCTFSNDKPKTFRGQDVNVLKIHLFPRTYYNLENLKLIQPLFHDFIPGTSFSDINNLQASLQQVKDGLFNITVYVNYLSDYIVEINKENALGIVTFLADVGGLYVFSLAIFLLFLVQFEGTIKKLRSEDTAMRNIIRQNHAKRNWDKVRKYVMYTWGANISAIDDNNSKRCRRMMIDSCSGIQALHRKKQPIRITCIPVAIPEEASQHLKDSIM